A single window of Gemmatimonadaceae bacterium DNA harbors:
- a CDS encoding sigma-54 dependent transcriptional regulator — MNAIGRPTVLIVDDETGILETLEILLRSEGFAPQVAQGGRAGLEALERGAHDIVLTDVRMPQVTGVEILAAARRKDPDVPVILMTAQATLQTAVQAVNEGAFYYIQKPFRNDELIAILRRAAEHRNLRVENTTLKKEIRRRDRATEGAPIGGSKKWLEVMRMAEAVAGTESTVLITGESGTGKEVVARYLHDLSARADGPFLSINCGALPEGLLESELFGHVKGSFTGAVKDKSGLFTAAAAGTFFLDEIGETTQATQVKLLRVLQQREIIPVGATDAEPIDVRIIAATNRDLEEEIKRGAFRRDLFYRLNVIAIHLPPLRDRRDDIPLLAEAFLQAAAVQRGEPPKRLSEDALEMLGEYAWPGNVRELENALERAVILSTGPVIGVMALPERLAERRAEPLVAERPTPNPTLDTIERAYILWVLQSEQGNKTRAAETLGIDPSTLHRKLARYGVET, encoded by the coding sequence GTGAACGCCATCGGCCGGCCCACGGTCCTCATTGTCGATGATGAGACGGGCATTTTGGAAACACTCGAGATCCTGCTGCGCAGCGAGGGCTTCGCACCGCAGGTCGCGCAAGGCGGACGCGCCGGTCTCGAGGCATTGGAGCGGGGCGCGCACGACATCGTCCTGACCGACGTGCGGATGCCGCAGGTCACCGGCGTGGAGATCCTTGCCGCCGCGCGTCGCAAGGATCCGGACGTGCCGGTCATCCTCATGACCGCGCAGGCGACGCTGCAGACGGCGGTGCAGGCCGTCAACGAGGGCGCCTTCTACTACATCCAGAAGCCGTTCCGCAACGATGAACTCATCGCCATCCTGCGGCGCGCGGCGGAGCACCGGAACCTGCGCGTCGAGAACACGACGCTGAAGAAGGAGATTCGCCGGCGCGACCGCGCCACTGAGGGCGCGCCGATCGGCGGCAGCAAGAAGTGGCTGGAAGTGATGCGCATGGCCGAGGCGGTCGCGGGGACGGAGTCGACGGTGCTGATCACCGGCGAGTCCGGCACCGGCAAGGAAGTGGTGGCCCGCTACCTGCACGACCTGTCGGCGCGGGCGGATGGGCCGTTCCTCTCCATCAACTGTGGCGCGCTCCCCGAAGGGCTGCTCGAGAGCGAACTGTTCGGTCACGTGAAGGGGTCCTTCACCGGCGCGGTGAAGGACAAGTCGGGGCTCTTCACGGCCGCCGCGGCCGGCACGTTCTTCCTCGATGAGATTGGCGAGACGACGCAGGCCACGCAGGTCAAGCTCCTGCGCGTGCTGCAGCAGCGCGAGATCATCCCGGTGGGCGCCACCGACGCCGAGCCGATCGACGTGCGCATCATCGCGGCCACCAACCGCGATCTCGAGGAGGAGATCAAGCGCGGTGCGTTCCGGCGCGATCTCTTCTACCGGCTCAACGTCATCGCCATTCACCTGCCGCCGCTGCGCGATCGGCGCGACGACATCCCGCTGCTGGCCGAGGCCTTCCTGCAGGCCGCCGCCGTCCAGCGGGGCGAGCCGCCCAAGCGTCTCAGCGAGGATGCGCTGGAGATGCTCGGCGAGTACGCGTGGCCCGGCAACGTGCGCGAACTGGAGAACGCGCTCGAACGCGCGGTGATCCTGAGCACCGGGCCGGTCATCGGGGTGATGGCGCTGCCGGAGCGGCTCGCCGAGCGCCGGGCGGAACCGCTGGTCGCGGAGCGCCCGACGCCCAATCCCACGCTCGACACGATTGAACGCGCGTACATCCTGTGGGTCCTGCAGAGCGAGCAGGGCAACAAGACGCGCGCCGCCGAGACGCTCGGCATCGATCCCTCCACGCTGCACCGCAAGCTGGCGCGCTACGGGGTGGAGACGTGA
- a CDS encoding tetratricopeptide repeat protein — protein MTAPSANASASGAARAGAGPTRPAPLPDPRWGLLALLVAVLALAAAATSLRNGFTYDDRWIIAENGRVHALRPLWRYFEESYWPMQNGAGLYRPFVIFAYSLQWAIGGGSPFVFHLVNVVLSAAGAVALFWTLGFLVPTRVAWLAAALFAVHPVHVEAVANVVGQAELWAALFILGAVGCYARDRRTGPLRRETGLGIIALFLGGIFTKEHVIVLPALLIAAELLLYRDAPVMPRLRRLRLLLWPMVIIAGAFLVVRVRVLGAIGGDVPHPSLLHQGVIERAFIMLNVLPEYGRLMLAPLRLYADYSPRQLEVHHTLDASHLGGILLLVSTTALFLLTMRRRPAVAFGIAWFVLLVAPVSNVLLATGILLAERTLYLPSAGAMLVVACGVDAVRERLRALRSPLRPLVPAACVAALVFGVTRSTQRNPFWHDTDSAFELMAAESPLNFKAHYALGGQYFLKNRYRDGEREWQMAIALMPDYHAPYMDLAHRYRQAHLCEAAIPLYRKALSLEPELALATVSIAACQLELAQWRRARTTSRVAIADGMYRRAFQYIIERADSALVANDSLDPTIGAKWLARRGSGAR, from the coding sequence GTGACGGCACCGTCGGCGAACGCGTCCGCGAGCGGCGCGGCACGCGCCGGCGCGGGTCCCACCCGACCCGCGCCACTCCCGGATCCACGATGGGGACTGCTGGCGCTGCTGGTGGCGGTGCTCGCGCTCGCGGCCGCGGCGACGAGCCTGCGCAACGGCTTCACGTACGACGACCGTTGGATCATCGCCGAGAACGGCCGGGTGCACGCCCTCCGTCCGCTCTGGCGGTACTTCGAGGAGTCGTACTGGCCCATGCAGAACGGAGCGGGGCTCTACCGTCCCTTCGTCATCTTCGCCTACTCGCTGCAATGGGCCATCGGCGGCGGATCGCCGTTCGTCTTCCATCTCGTCAACGTGGTGCTGTCGGCCGCCGGCGCGGTGGCACTGTTCTGGACGCTCGGCTTCCTCGTCCCGACGCGCGTGGCGTGGCTCGCGGCGGCACTGTTCGCGGTGCATCCCGTGCACGTCGAGGCGGTCGCGAACGTCGTGGGCCAGGCCGAGCTCTGGGCCGCCCTGTTCATCCTCGGGGCCGTCGGCTGCTACGCGCGCGACCGCCGCACGGGACCGCTGCGACGTGAAACCGGCCTGGGAATCATCGCCCTCTTCCTCGGCGGCATCTTCACCAAGGAACACGTCATTGTCCTCCCCGCGCTGCTGATCGCGGCCGAGCTGCTGCTCTATCGCGACGCGCCTGTCATGCCGCGCCTTCGTCGATTGCGCCTGCTGCTCTGGCCGATGGTGATCATTGCGGGCGCCTTCCTCGTCGTGCGCGTGCGCGTGCTGGGCGCCATCGGGGGCGACGTGCCGCATCCGTCGCTGCTGCATCAGGGCGTGATCGAGCGCGCGTTCATCATGCTCAACGTCCTGCCCGAGTACGGGCGGCTCATGCTCGCGCCGCTGCGCCTGTACGCGGACTACTCGCCACGCCAGCTCGAGGTGCACCACACCCTCGACGCGTCGCATCTGGGCGGCATCCTCCTGTTGGTGAGCACCACGGCGCTGTTCCTCCTCACCATGCGGCGCCGGCCGGCGGTGGCCTTCGGCATCGCCTGGTTTGTGCTCCTCGTGGCCCCGGTGAGCAACGTGTTGCTTGCGACGGGCATCTTGCTGGCCGAGCGCACGCTCTATCTGCCGAGCGCGGGGGCGATGCTTGTGGTGGCCTGCGGCGTGGACGCGGTGCGTGAGCGGTTGCGCGCCCTGCGCTCGCCGCTGCGTCCGCTGGTGCCGGCGGCGTGCGTTGCGGCCCTCGTGTTCGGCGTGACGCGCAGCACGCAGCGGAATCCGTTCTGGCACGACACCGACTCGGCGTTCGAGCTGATGGCCGCCGAGTCGCCGCTCAACTTCAAGGCGCACTACGCGCTGGGTGGCCAGTATTTCCTGAAGAACAGGTACCGCGACGGCGAACGCGAGTGGCAGATGGCCATCGCACTGATGCCGGACTACCACGCGCCGTACATGGATCTTGCGCACCGGTATCGGCAGGCCCACCTCTGCGAGGCGGCCATTCCGCTGTACCGGAAGGCGCTGTCGCTCGAGCCCGAACTGGCCCTGGCGACGGTCTCGATTGCCGCCTGCCAGCTTGAACTGGCGCAGTGGCGGCGTGCCCGCACGACGTCACGCGTGGCCATCGCGGACGGGATGTACCGGCGGGCGTTTCAGTACATCATTGAGCGGGCGGACAGCGCGTTGGTTGCCAATGACAGCCTGGACCCCACCATCGGGGCCAAATGGCTGGCTCGGCGGGGCTCCGGTGCACGCTAG
- the arfB gene encoding alternative ribosome rescue aminoacyl-tRNA hydrolase ArfB, producing MAPDDPLAVNETVAIPRTELDVRASRAGGPGGQHVNTSSTRIEVTWNVRTTAALGDEQKARVLVALATRLDASGALRVVASDTRSQRQNRELAEERLAALVRRALVVKRARKKTRPTRSSVERRLTTKRIAGAKKRDRRYRGDD from the coding sequence ATGGCACCTGACGACCCGCTCGCCGTGAATGAAACCGTGGCCATACCGCGCACGGAGTTGGACGTGCGCGCCTCGCGAGCGGGCGGCCCGGGGGGACAGCACGTGAACACCTCATCGACGCGGATCGAGGTCACGTGGAACGTCCGAACCACGGCCGCACTCGGCGACGAACAGAAGGCGCGCGTGCTGGTGGCGCTCGCCACGCGCCTCGACGCCAGCGGCGCGCTGCGCGTGGTGGCGAGCGACACCAGGAGCCAGCGGCAGAACCGCGAGCTGGCCGAAGAGCGCCTCGCCGCGCTCGTGCGACGCGCACTGGTCGTGAAGCGCGCCCGCAAGAAGACGCGTCCGACGCGTTCCTCGGTGGAACGCCGGCTTACCACCAAGCGGATCGCGGGCGCGAAGAAGCGCGACCGGCGTTACCGCGGCGACGACTGA
- a CDS encoding ATP-binding protein, with amino-acid sequence MRANFFQTADDKVRGLLDPRRVVRWLYLARFTLATSIYVAAIRVWQITDPENTLVASLAFALTMVVTVPSAIWTGVQRKSPTIAFMYGQFVFDVLIVTSVVHVTGGLASGFAALYILVNAAAALLLPTRGALLVAGLGSTFYVADVIVVGAGPLSLALTLQLVVFVTVAFGTSSIAARLRERGQGTERLEAELASARLRAADILANIRSGILTVDEFGALQYANPMANELLGLPLDLAIGRPVLADLRRVAPVVGNALDHALRDHVHLSRAEGFLTRGGAVFPVGVTTTSDAGDGQHVPRSATAIFQDISDQKRLEQLNLRAQRLEAVAELSASLAHEIRNPLASIQSAVEQMSRRPAATEDERILGNLIVRESGRLSRVLTEFLDFARVRVTRMENVDLGQIARGAATLALAHPHHAENVRLDVEVDGDALSFLGDEDLLHRAIFNLILNALQASPAGSTVRVTARAVERRQLPSGVSFDGGAFEIAVTDEGPGIAPEIAERLFEPFSTTKVGGTGLGLAVTHRAVEAHKGYVLVDTAAAGTRFSVLLPRTPHSSGDSA; translated from the coding sequence ATGCGCGCGAATTTCTTCCAGACCGCTGACGACAAGGTTCGGGGACTGCTCGATCCTCGCCGGGTGGTGCGTTGGCTCTATCTGGCGCGCTTCACGCTGGCCACGTCCATCTATGTGGCAGCCATTCGGGTCTGGCAGATCACGGATCCGGAGAACACGCTCGTCGCGTCGCTGGCCTTTGCGCTGACGATGGTGGTGACGGTCCCGTCGGCCATCTGGACCGGCGTCCAGCGCAAGTCGCCGACGATCGCCTTCATGTACGGCCAGTTCGTCTTCGACGTGCTGATCGTGACGTCGGTCGTGCACGTGACTGGCGGCTTGGCCTCCGGATTTGCCGCGCTCTACATCCTCGTGAATGCCGCCGCCGCGCTGCTCCTTCCCACTCGCGGTGCGCTGCTCGTCGCCGGGCTTGGAAGCACGTTCTATGTCGCCGACGTCATCGTCGTCGGGGCAGGTCCGCTTTCGCTCGCCCTCACGCTGCAACTGGTGGTCTTCGTCACCGTGGCGTTCGGCACCAGTTCCATCGCCGCGCGGCTGCGCGAACGCGGGCAGGGGACGGAGCGGCTGGAGGCGGAACTCGCCAGTGCCCGGCTGCGCGCCGCCGACATCCTCGCAAACATCCGCTCCGGCATCCTGACCGTCGATGAGTTCGGCGCGCTCCAGTACGCCAACCCGATGGCCAACGAGCTGCTGGGACTCCCGCTCGACCTGGCCATCGGCCGTCCGGTGCTCGCCGACCTGCGCCGGGTGGCGCCGGTGGTGGGGAACGCCCTCGACCACGCGCTGCGCGACCACGTGCATCTCAGCCGGGCCGAGGGATTCCTCACGCGCGGCGGCGCGGTCTTCCCGGTGGGCGTGACGACGACCTCCGATGCGGGCGACGGACAGCACGTGCCGCGCTCGGCAACGGCCATCTTCCAGGACATCAGCGACCAGAAGCGGCTCGAACAGCTCAACCTGCGCGCGCAGCGGCTCGAGGCGGTGGCCGAATTGTCGGCCTCGCTGGCCCACGAGATCCGCAACCCGCTCGCGTCGATCCAGAGCGCGGTCGAGCAGATGTCGCGCCGGCCCGCGGCCACCGAGGACGAACGCATTCTCGGCAACCTGATCGTCCGCGAGTCCGGACGGCTCTCGCGCGTCCTGACCGAGTTCCTCGACTTCGCGCGCGTGCGCGTGACGCGCATGGAAAACGTCGACCTGGGCCAGATCGCGCGCGGTGCGGCCACGCTGGCGCTCGCCCATCCGCATCACGCCGAGAACGTCCGGCTCGACGTCGAGGTCGATGGCGACGCGCTCTCCTTCCTCGGGGATGAGGACCTCCTGCACCGCGCCATCTTCAACCTCATCCTCAACGCGCTCCAGGCGTCGCCCGCGGGCAGCACCGTGCGTGTCACGGCCCGCGCGGTGGAACGCCGCCAACTGCCGTCGGGAGTTTCGTTCGACGGCGGCGCCTTCGAAATCGCCGTCACCGACGAGGGGCCTGGGATCGCCCCCGAGATCGCCGAGCGGCTGTTCGAACCGTTCAGCACCACCAAGGTCGGCGGCACCGGCCTCGGCCTCGCCGTGACGCATCGCGCCGTCGAGGCGCACAAGGGCTACGTGCTCGTCGACACGGCCGCCGCCGGCACGCGCTTCTCGGTGCTGCTGCCGCGCACGCCCCACTCATCTGGAGATTCCGCGTGA
- a CDS encoding prepilin-type N-terminal cleavage/methylation domain-containing protein codes for MRSRRGMGLAELLVSLALGAVILAAVTRGLVQQVRLQRDRTAQARADEIVREVHEVLRAEVNHAAGTVAVLGDTALDLASLRLFARACDHDAARLIVSASEAWWSPARAGDSLALVDTSLHAEWRATIAAVGTQQASASCPAGGTRLLLGAVVPTTVPALAVPVRVWRVVRYTQYRAGDGTWWFGERSCTPTCGAAQPIAGPLAPPVQRGLELRIVPRADGRTLAVDVAVRTSVAGRKSERAARLPVGPAP; via the coding sequence ATGAGATCACGACGGGGGATGGGACTTGCGGAGCTGCTGGTCTCCCTCGCGCTGGGAGCCGTGATTTTGGCGGCCGTGACGCGCGGCCTCGTGCAGCAGGTTCGTCTGCAGCGTGACCGCACAGCGCAGGCGCGGGCCGACGAGATCGTCCGGGAGGTCCACGAGGTGCTGCGTGCCGAGGTGAACCATGCCGCGGGGACCGTCGCGGTGCTGGGCGACACCGCGCTGGACCTGGCGTCGCTGCGCCTGTTCGCCCGCGCGTGCGATCACGATGCCGCGCGCCTGATTGTGTCGGCGTCGGAGGCATGGTGGAGTCCCGCCCGGGCCGGTGATTCCCTCGCGCTGGTGGATACCAGCCTGCACGCGGAGTGGCGCGCCACGATCGCGGCCGTGGGCACCCAGCAGGCCTCGGCCTCCTGCCCGGCCGGTGGGACGCGGCTCCTGCTAGGCGCCGTGGTCCCGACGACCGTCCCGGCGCTTGCGGTTCCCGTGCGCGTCTGGCGCGTGGTCCGGTACACGCAGTACCGGGCGGGCGACGGAACCTGGTGGTTCGGGGAGCGCTCGTGCACGCCCACCTGCGGGGCGGCGCAACCCATCGCCGGGCCGCTCGCCCCGCCCGTGCAGCGCGGCCTGGAACTCCGCATCGTCCCGCGCGCCGATGGACGAACACTCGCCGTGGACGTCGCCGTTCGGACCAGCGTGGCCGGGCGGAAATCGGAGCGCGCGGCACGCCTTCCCGTGGGCCCCGCGCCGTGA
- a CDS encoding prepilin-type N-terminal cleavage/methylation domain-containing protein → MLSHRKGFTLIELLIVVVIIGILAAIAIPKFANTKEKAYVASMKSDLRNLVTAQEAYFSDNNSSYASSITAMGTNYKASSGVTVTMGAVTATGWSATAGHASTARTCAISVGGTATNEGEPVCN, encoded by the coding sequence ATGTTGTCACATCGCAAGGGCTTCACGCTCATTGAACTCCTGATCGTGGTTGTGATCATCGGCATCCTGGCCGCGATCGCGATTCCGAAGTTCGCGAACACGAAGGAAAAGGCCTATGTGGCCTCGATGAAGTCGGACCTCCGCAATCTCGTCACCGCGCAGGAGGCATACTTCTCGGACAACAACAGCAGCTATGCCTCGTCGATCACCGCCATGGGCACCAACTACAAGGCGTCGAGCGGCGTGACGGTCACCATGGGCGCCGTGACGGCGACGGGCTGGAGCGCGACGGCCGGCCACGCGTCGACCGCACGCACGTGCGCCATCTCGGTGGGCGGCACCGCCACCAACGAAGGCGAGCCGGTCTGCAACTGA
- a CDS encoding glycosyltransferase family 39 protein — translation MTDTAARRGAPQWASVRPPWLAAGIAALVVLACAIANVTPSPIGVFWDDGVYLLSAKAIAAGDGYRYTYLPGAPPAIHYPPLFPLVLAALLKVTPEFPANVAILKLLNPVFLAAGVYGAARLATRYLSNGAGPAALAVAICALTAPVLVLSNVLLSEPFFLAVLVGSLWLAEDAVERGGTQPAILAGLAIAALTLVRTLGGVLLPATLLALWWRHRRREAAVVAACAVVALAPWQWWVWQASRGFPDELRGSYGPYLEWVIAGYQREPALAWDVLVRNASDLWRAFGLVFAPGLPRLVQWLAASTVVLTLGAGLAALSRRASVIAAFLLAYGAVVLLWPYNPERFVWAVWPMAGIVLVAGARAVGHAFAGRWPVAPRAAVLVVALLLVGQGGYALRGLARGWAGAPQAEMTRRLWPLVEWTATHAAPTDLVASDGHVMIALYTGRRTMPVSMLTPAEHVRDKPLPQYAREFGALAARFHPHLLVLSRGTAEIDAVPLWAARSDAPAVTALPAVPGGGSAFALRERP, via the coding sequence GTGACGGACACCGCGGCGCGCCGCGGCGCGCCGCAGTGGGCGTCCGTTCGTCCGCCATGGCTGGCGGCGGGAATCGCCGCGCTCGTGGTGCTCGCGTGTGCGATCGCGAACGTCACGCCCAGCCCCATCGGCGTCTTCTGGGACGACGGCGTCTACCTGCTGTCTGCCAAGGCGATCGCGGCGGGTGACGGTTATCGCTACACGTACCTGCCGGGCGCGCCGCCGGCCATTCACTACCCGCCGCTCTTCCCGCTGGTGCTCGCGGCGCTGCTCAAGGTGACGCCCGAGTTTCCCGCGAACGTCGCGATCCTGAAGCTGCTGAACCCGGTCTTCCTCGCGGCCGGGGTGTACGGCGCGGCGCGCCTCGCGACGCGGTACCTGTCAAACGGCGCCGGCCCCGCCGCGCTCGCGGTGGCCATCTGCGCGCTGACCGCGCCCGTGCTGGTGCTGTCCAATGTATTGCTGAGCGAGCCGTTCTTCCTCGCGGTCCTCGTGGGCAGCCTGTGGCTTGCCGAGGATGCCGTGGAACGCGGTGGCACGCAGCCGGCCATCCTCGCCGGCCTCGCGATCGCCGCGCTCACGCTGGTGCGCACGCTGGGCGGCGTCCTGCTCCCCGCAACGCTGCTCGCCCTCTGGTGGCGACACCGACGCCGCGAAGCTGCGGTCGTGGCCGCCTGCGCCGTCGTCGCGCTCGCGCCATGGCAATGGTGGGTATGGCAGGCGTCGCGGGGCTTTCCGGATGAGCTGCGTGGCAGCTACGGCCCGTACCTCGAGTGGGTGATTGCCGGCTACCAACGGGAGCCGGCGCTCGCCTGGGACGTCCTCGTGCGCAACGCGAGCGATCTCTGGCGCGCGTTTGGGCTGGTCTTCGCGCCCGGTCTTCCCCGCCTGGTGCAATGGCTCGCTGCCTCGACGGTCGTCCTGACGCTTGGCGCGGGGCTCGCGGCGCTGTCGCGTCGAGCGAGCGTCATCGCCGCGTTCCTGCTGGCGTACGGTGCGGTCGTCTTGCTCTGGCCGTACAATCCCGAGCGCTTCGTGTGGGCCGTCTGGCCGATGGCCGGCATCGTGCTCGTCGCGGGCGCGCGTGCCGTGGGCCACGCGTTCGCGGGGCGATGGCCGGTCGCTCCAAGGGCGGCGGTGCTCGTGGTCGCCCTGCTGCTCGTTGGACAGGGCGGTTACGCACTGCGCGGACTGGCGCGCGGATGGGCGGGAGCGCCGCAGGCGGAGATGACCCGCCGCCTCTGGCCGCTCGTCGAGTGGACCGCCACGCATGCGGCGCCAACCGACCTCGTGGCCAGCGATGGCCACGTGATGATTGCGCTTTACACCGGACGCCGAACGATGCCGGTGTCGATGCTGACTCCCGCCGAGCATGTGCGGGACAAGCCGTTGCCGCAGTACGCGCGCGAGTTCGGCGCGCTCGCGGCGCGCTTTCACCCCCACCTGCTCGTGCTGTCGCGCGGCACGGCGGAAATTGACGCCGTGCCGCTCTGGGCCGCGCGTTCCGATGCGCCGGCGGTCACCGCACTGCCGGCGGTTCCGGGCGGCGGATCGGCCTTCGCCCTGCGGGAGCGCCCATGA
- the pilM gene encoding type IV pilus assembly protein PilM — MALFGRKKTSVGLDVGSGLVKVAVIDHSRTEPELMKVAITPLLADAIVEGEVMDPQIVADAIQATMQAAGVTAKDVVAAVGGRDVIIKKIQIERVKEQQARELMRWEAEQHVPFDMESVELDFQILDPAGDGPEMSVLLVAAKRELVEAKLRLLADAGLNPAVVDVDAFALHNAFELSYPDAMQGVVGLVNIGHEVTNINILDEGVPILTRDLSVGTRRFREDLQRERGLGADEASQLLEGYDRSPHLDAVLEGRGEEIAVGIERAAAFLASSSRNAAPMRAVYMCGGGSRIPGLSDVLAARLRVQVEHANPLANLRVRDGAFDPLVTDEVAPLLMLPIGLALRQPA; from the coding sequence ATGGCGCTCTTCGGTCGCAAGAAGACCTCAGTAGGGCTCGATGTCGGATCCGGCCTCGTCAAGGTGGCCGTGATTGACCATTCCCGCACCGAGCCTGAGCTGATGAAGGTGGCCATCACTCCCCTCCTCGCCGACGCGATCGTCGAGGGAGAGGTGATGGATCCCCAGATCGTCGCCGACGCGATTCAGGCCACGATGCAGGCGGCCGGCGTCACGGCCAAGGACGTCGTCGCCGCCGTGGGCGGCCGCGACGTCATCATCAAGAAGATCCAGATCGAACGCGTGAAGGAGCAGCAGGCGCGCGAGCTGATGCGCTGGGAGGCGGAACAGCACGTGCCGTTCGACATGGAATCGGTGGAACTGGACTTCCAGATCCTCGATCCGGCCGGCGACGGCCCCGAGATGAGCGTGCTGCTGGTGGCCGCCAAGCGCGAGCTGGTCGAGGCCAAGCTGCGGCTGCTCGCCGATGCGGGGCTCAACCCGGCGGTCGTGGACGTCGACGCCTTCGCGCTGCACAACGCGTTCGAGCTGAGCTATCCCGACGCGATGCAGGGGGTCGTCGGCCTGGTCAACATCGGGCACGAAGTCACGAACATCAACATCCTCGACGAGGGCGTGCCGATCCTCACCCGTGACCTGTCGGTCGGCACGCGCCGGTTCCGCGAGGACCTGCAGCGCGAGCGCGGACTGGGGGCGGATGAGGCGTCGCAACTCCTCGAGGGCTACGACCGCTCGCCGCACCTCGACGCGGTGCTCGAAGGGCGCGGCGAGGAAATCGCCGTCGGCATCGAGCGCGCCGCCGCCTTCCTGGCGTCGTCGTCGCGCAATGCCGCGCCGATGCGCGCGGTCTACATGTGCGGCGGCGGTTCGCGCATTCCTGGGCTCTCCGACGTGCTTGCGGCGCGCCTGCGCGTGCAAGTCGAGCACGCCAATCCTCTGGCCAACCTGCGGGTCCGCGACGGGGCCTTTGATCCCCTCGTCACGGACGAAGTAGCGCCCCTGCTGATGCTCCCTATCGGTCTGGCGCTGCGCCAGCCCGCCTGA
- a CDS encoding glycosyltransferase family 2 protein — translation MRGRTPINEGDLVLSVLIPVYNEQSTIELILDQVHAVSVRKQVVCVDDCSTDGTWAKLGELKEAGRIDVLLRHEVNRGKGAAIRTALAASTGNVVIVQDADLEYDPADWPTLLGPIVDGRADAVFGSRFLSGPHRVLYYWHSVGNWLLTLLSNMATNLNLTDMETCYKAIRGDLARSLRLTSDRFGFEPEVTARLAQANVRIFEVPISYSGRTYAEGKKIGWRDGVAAFWHIVRFNFFS, via the coding sequence ATGCGAGGCCGCACGCCGATCAATGAAGGCGACCTCGTCCTGTCGGTCCTCATCCCGGTCTACAACGAGCAGTCAACCATCGAGCTCATCCTCGATCAGGTGCATGCCGTCAGCGTCCGCAAGCAGGTGGTGTGCGTGGATGACTGCTCGACCGATGGCACGTGGGCGAAGCTCGGGGAGCTCAAGGAGGCGGGACGCATCGACGTGCTCCTCCGCCACGAGGTCAACCGGGGGAAAGGGGCGGCGATCCGGACGGCGCTGGCCGCGAGCACGGGCAACGTGGTCATCGTGCAGGACGCCGACCTGGAGTACGACCCGGCCGACTGGCCGACGCTGCTCGGCCCGATCGTCGACGGGCGCGCCGACGCGGTCTTCGGCTCGCGGTTCCTCAGCGGCCCGCATCGCGTGCTCTACTACTGGCATTCGGTGGGCAACTGGCTGCTCACCCTCCTCAGCAACATGGCGACGAACCTGAACCTCACCGACATGGAGACGTGCTACAAGGCGATCCGTGGCGACCTGGCGCGCTCGCTGCGCCTCACGAGCGACCGGTTCGGGTTCGAGCCCGAGGTGACGGCGCGCCTCGCGCAGGCCAACGTCCGCATCTTCGAGGTGCCGATCAGCTATTCGGGACGCACCTACGCCGAGGGCAAGAAGATCGGCTGGCGTGACGGCGTGGCGGCGTTCTGGCACATCGTGCGCTTCAACTTCTTCTCGTGA
- a CDS encoding prepilin-type N-terminal cleavage/methylation domain-containing protein, whose amino-acid sequence MLSNKKGFTLIELLIVVVIIGILAAIAIPKFANTKEKAYVASMKSDLRNLVTAQEAYFSDNNSTYAASITAMGTNYKASSGVTVTMGTVTATGWSATAGHASTTKTCAISVGGTATNEGEPVCN is encoded by the coding sequence ATGCTTTCGAACAAGAAAGGCTTCACCCTGATTGAGCTCCTGATCGTCGTCGTGATCATCGGCATTCTGGCCGCCATCGCGATCCCGAAGTTTGCGAACACGAAGGAAAAGGCCTATGTGGCCTCGATGAAGTCGGACCTTCGTAACCTCGTGACGGCTCAGGAAGCGTACTTCTCGGACAACAACAGCACGTACGCGGCGTCGATCACCGCCATGGGCACGAACTACAAGGCCTCGAGCGGCGTGACGGTCACGATGGGCACGGTGACGGCGACGGGCTGGTCCGCGACGGCCGGCCATGCGTCGACGACGAAGACCTGCGCCATCTCGGTGGGCGGCACGGCGACGAACGAAGGCGAGCCGGTCTGCAACTGA